A genome region from Paracoccus stylophorae includes the following:
- a CDS encoding ABC transporter substrate-binding protein, with translation MTAAAAAFALGAMSAQAAENVTYLFPAPDFLPAFAPLQLAKSKGYFEEAGLDVTFRIGKGGADVATQVAAGNADLGGAIGDTPIIVRPNGLDVRGVALLGGHGLTQLAWRTDTGITGPADLEGKTVGVISYQASTYYALRGALASEGLDENDVSIQSVGAGGLIQLMAAGRLDAIADSPDATVGVQEAGIEIDQVPVDTLFPSMAQAIIASGETIAERPEMIRAFVAAVLRAVEDISADPAAAAQEFAAVVPQYQDREDEVRKILEDYATLVYPPAEGHPLGTFDPARMKAVQDFYLEAGIVQSAVPVEDLYTNEFVQ, from the coding sequence TGCCGCAGCCGCCGCGTTCGCATTGGGCGCCATGTCTGCCCAGGCAGCCGAAAACGTCACCTACCTGTTCCCCGCGCCCGACTTCCTGCCGGCCTTCGCGCCGTTGCAACTTGCCAAGTCGAAAGGCTATTTCGAGGAGGCCGGGCTTGACGTGACGTTCCGCATCGGCAAGGGCGGCGCCGATGTCGCGACCCAGGTCGCTGCCGGCAATGCCGACCTCGGCGGCGCCATCGGCGACACGCCGATCATCGTTCGGCCCAATGGCCTTGACGTGCGCGGTGTCGCGCTGCTTGGCGGCCATGGTCTGACCCAACTTGCCTGGCGCACGGATACCGGCATAACCGGACCTGCCGATCTTGAGGGCAAGACGGTTGGCGTGATCTCATATCAGGCATCGACCTACTATGCGCTGCGGGGGGCTCTTGCGTCGGAAGGGCTGGACGAGAACGATGTCAGCATCCAGTCGGTCGGGGCGGGCGGGCTGATCCAGCTGATGGCCGCAGGCCGCCTGGACGCGATCGCGGATTCACCCGACGCGACCGTGGGTGTTCAGGAAGCCGGGATCGAGATCGACCAGGTCCCTGTCGATACTCTCTTTCCCTCGATGGCGCAGGCAATCATCGCCTCGGGCGAGACGATTGCTGAACGACCCGAAATGATCAGGGCGTTTGTCGCAGCGGTCCTTCGTGCGGTCGAGGACATTTCCGCCGATCCGGCAGCGGCGGCGCAGGAGTTCGCGGCCGTGGTGCCGCAATATCAGGACCGGGAAGACGAGGTCAGAAAGATCCTGGAAGACTATGCCACACTGGTCTATCCGCCGGCCGAAGGTCATCCCCTGGGCACCTTCGATCCTGCGCGGATGAAGGCGGTGCAGGACTTCTATCTCGAAGCAGGCATCGTGCAGAGCGCCGTTCCGGTCGAGGATCTCTATACCAACGAGTTCGTGCAATGA